The Mycosarcoma maydis chromosome 15, whole genome shotgun sequence DNA segment CGGCTCAAGTCCCAGAAACTCGAATTCCAACCCGTCTCAGTCGCAAGAGGAACTGGCCAGTACCGCTACCTCGACGAGTGGCAGCGCCACTCCCAACGGCAGCATCAACCCGGATGCGCCTGTCAAGCACAAGAAGGAGCGCTCCAAGCCCTACGACGGCAACCGACGCCGTCGCAATACATCTGGTAAGGATCTCAACATGACGCCGTACTCTGGCACTGGTCAGAACACGCCCTCGGTGACCGCCACTTCGCCTGCCCCAACTGCCAGCAACGCTGCTGATTTCAGCTCCTCAGACTTCTGGAATGCCTTCGCTACTGCCGGCACAGCTCTGAACGGCCTTGGGCGTAGCAATAGCACCAGCACTGGTACTAAGACGCCGGGCGAGGCCTCAAGCGTTGGTGGATCCCCTGCTCCTGTCCTCCAACAGCAAGCGTTACAGCTGCCGCACCTGTCGCAACCGATGCCGTCGCAGATgcaagctcagcttgctcagctttcTCAAGGCTCACTGTCACCCACCACCCTCCAGACCAACCTAGCCAGCCTGCCTAACTTGGATCTCGAGCAATTCTTCCGCAATGCTCAAGCAGGCGTTTCGAGCGGCGTCGACTTTGCTCAATTGATGGCCAtggccgctgctgctgccctGCCTCCTCATCTCCGACCCAATGCTGGCTCAGCTGTTACCACCCCAGGCTTTGCACAAGCTCCGCCTTCCGGTCCCAATCACAGCATAGAGCAAGTGCCTCAGCCCAAGATTTCGAAGCTCATCCCAGGCGAGGGCCCTACCAGTGGCGGTATCGAGGTCACGGTGCTTGGAGAAAACTTTACCGAGGGCATCACTTGCGTCTTCGGAGACGTACCGGCGGCCAACACTAAGATTTGGGCCAGTAACACGCTTGTGTGTCTGTTaccgccgagctcgagcgccgGCCCGGTCGTTGTCAGCGTCAAGACCCCTGGACAGGTGACCCAGCCACCTCCGATCAACGGTCCTCTGCAACTGTTTACCTACATTGATACCACCGACCGTGCGCTTATGGAACTAGCACTACAGGTTGTCGGCCTTCAGATGACTGGGCAGATGCGCTCAGCGCGAGAGGTTGCCATGCGCGTCGTTGGTTCTGGCGGCGGCCAACAGCCCGGCGGTGTGCCTCCTGCCTTCAACGCTGGATGCGCTAACGGCGGCGTCAGCCATGCTGATGCTCGCGAAGCCATCGCTGGACTATTTACCAGCAGCTCTCAGAGCTTCAACTTCCAAGATACGCTGGTGCAGTTCCTCTCTCTTCTTGATGCCGACGTCAGCGACATCGAGCACGCAGAGCCACGGGCCGACGCGATACGACTGGCCAACAAACAGGGTCACACCCTTCTTCACCTGGCTACCCTCATGGGATTCCATCGTCTAGTGCAGGCTCTGATTAGCCGAGGCTGTCCGCTTGATGCGCGCGATCGTAATGGAGTTACTGCGCTTCACTTCGCCGCTATTCAGGGTCGCGTCACCATCGCGCGCATGCTGCTTCGTGCCGGTGCTCGAGACGACGTCGCCGATGTCAACGGCCTCTATGCCATTGATCTGGCTCGCAACCATGACCAGGTAGACGTGGAGATGATGCTCGACAACACAGCCCGTACCGGACATTGGCAGACGCGCCGACTCACTTCTCATGCCGCCACGAGTCTCTTCTACAACGATGACGCCGAGGACATTGTCTCGGACGagctcagcagcgagcCAAGCCATTCTGAtgttgacgacgacaacgtcAGCACCAGTTTTGACGAGTACAGCGATGACAGCGCCTCCGTCAGTGGCGACAACGCGGACGACAACGATTGCCGCTCCGTGTCATCAGAGGCAGCtgacgatctcgaagcACGCGAGGCTTTGTCGGAGCTTCCGGTGCcgatcatcgacgagaaGGCTTCTTTCAAAGCTGCCGATGCTCGTCTCACCGAGGAGGCTATCAAGCTACCTGACGTGAAAACGATCTCATCGAAGGAGGAGGTACTCCACAACTCTGCCAACAACAAATCCTGGTTGACAAAGGCTGGTGATACGGGCGTTGACTGGATGAATCGAGCGTTCCTCCCTCATACTGTGGCTCACAAGTTTGCTCAACTCCACATGCCAGCTATGCCAGCTATGCCAGCTATGCCTGCGATTCCGGTCTTTCATCTCGCTCTGCCCGCTCCCGGTTTCATGCCGTGGTCGGGCTCTCTGCGCGCTGACCATGCAAGCGAACAGTCTGCTGACGTGAAGGACGCCAGTACcgacaagggcaaggcTCGTCTCGGCGAGGCACCGGTCGAGCAAGGCTgggagcaagacgagcgaggTCGCCTTCTCACTTTGTGGAAGAACATTGTCGAGGAGGGCGCCTGGGGTTTCAACCCATTGTACTCCCCTCCCCCCACGTACGAATCGGTTGCTGCAGCCGAAGGACAAACCCACAAAACTCCCTCTGCGGCCAAGCCCatctcgtcatcctccGCTGCCGCTACTGATTCACCCTCCGAATCCAGTACACCTACTGCTGGTCCTTCGCGCAGGCCTTCGGCAAGACGACGTTCAGCCCATGTCATCAGCGAGAGTC contains these protein-coding regions:
- a CDS encoding uncharacterized protein (related to SPT23 - suppressor of TY retrotransposon) yields the protein MSTSFVITPSSAKFNVALKPESASPPSLTQTSSPSSSDSTGDDEISAKSTARFGASSHRRAADASNPAAALQSNPAATASDFSPSVWGEYPQSIIDDIDAGTIKSKSGFEVMNFASWDNSLTNLGTKSDADLSMEMDSTSSTDYGFSPQSVQSPVSSHNAMHSLTSTSRAMTHDSPEGSDRKTGSAPGHPAAAASTSSFAGSGEDSDAHVAWTGKISDNDEAMFDSFVQAGSFGSPAVKSDPFPANGTSGHPFTAMNVPASSVSAMMPPSAPMRVPHSRAPHTNGNSNGNASPSASSSRRNSGESSEPKKLPGSSSAAARRTGSQTAVHSNNLDADLGYSAFEVVRPNREGLKDLQVHINGVPMHGAKSRVETQIRMRIELVRPKANSAGGWERIGSFTHIKLPPLSGTKRKSKKYQKSDVPPEKTLFVDATVVNATPPHDRVHVCKGCRQRERKRAHRKKDPKTPLENRPTEEEMKTLGIDPSSIDAVERTQARMEEEEKKRVVLFNCGDFVDFEEGEAVLPTRITCYCRHHKEKVGFCVIFTMRDWQGRLIATGSTPPIMITDDHKSMGQAAHAAQAAASAAASPSAPPSLGIIKQVNGSSPRNSNSNPSQSQEELASTATSTSGSATPNGSINPDAPVKHKKERSKPYDGNRRRRNTSGKDLNMTPYSGTGQNTPSVTATSPAPTASNAADFSSSDFWNAFATAGTALNGLGRSNSTSTGTKTPGEASSVGGSPAPVLQQQALQLPHLSQPMPSQMQAQLAQLSQGSLSPTTLQTNLASLPNLDLEQFFRNAQAGVSSGVDFAQLMAMAAAAALPPHLRPNAGSAVTTPGFAQAPPSGPNHSIEQVPQPKISKLIPGEGPTSGGIEVTVLGENFTEGITCVFGDVPAANTKIWASNTLVCLLPPSSSAGPVVVSVKTPGQVTQPPPINGPLQLFTYIDTTDRALMELALQVVGLQMTGQMRSAREVAMRVVGSGGGQQPGGVPPAFNAGCANGGVSHADAREAIAGLFTSSSQSFNFQDTLVQFLSLLDADVSDIEHAEPRADAIRLANKQGHTLLHLATLMGFHRLVQALISRGCPLDARDRNGVTALHFAAIQGRVTIARMLLRAGARDDVADVNGLYAIDLARNHDQVDVEMMLDNTARTGHWQTRRLTSHAATSLFYNDDAEDIVSDELSSEPSHSDVDDDNVSTSFDEYSDDSASVSGDNADDNDCRSVSSEAADDLEAREALSELPVPIIDEKASFKAADARLTEEAIKLPDVKTISSKEEVLHNSANNKSWLTKAGDTGVDWMNRAFLPHTVAHKFAQLHMPAMPAMPAMPAIPVFHLALPAPGFMPWSGSLRADHASEQSADVKDASTDKGKARLGEAPVEQGWEQDERGRLLTLWKNIVEEGAWGFNPLYSPPPTYESVAAAEGQTHKTPSAAKPISSSSAAATDSPSESSTPTAGPSRRPSARRRSAHVISESPSVSASTSSSAQTSKSTSSLHASGKGKTLAHGSTSAVARRRKGQLQLRDDAMLVWFWIPVLLIAAIVLLFSKSSSIFSYADLLSYLDLPAVGRR